One Gloeobacter morelensis MG652769 DNA window includes the following coding sequences:
- the ispE gene encoding 4-(cytidine 5'-diphospho)-2-C-methyl-D-erythritol kinase: MKTVRLRAAAKINLYLEILGVRPDNFHELVMVLQSIDLADTVTLRAAPTTGVRCSHPLVPTDRTNLALRAVEVLQKHTGIDEGVEIVIEKRIPVASGLAGGSTDAAAVLVGLNALWDLGLTQGQLQSLGAQIGSDIPFCVIGGTALAMGRGEVLSALPALQGVYLVLAKIADLQVSTAWAYQTYRREHLGAVAAPRARTSALLSAVASREVARIAPLLHNDLERAVLPAHPQVSALRERLAVAGALGAMMSGSGPSVFGLASDRAHAEAICAALAEDPSLELFVCQTQQAGILFAESQPSSLQISHE; this comes from the coding sequence ATGAAGACCGTTCGCCTGCGGGCCGCCGCCAAGATCAATCTTTACCTCGAGATTCTCGGGGTGCGCCCCGACAACTTCCACGAGTTGGTGATGGTGCTGCAGAGCATCGACCTGGCCGACACCGTTACCCTGCGCGCCGCACCCACAACCGGCGTGCGTTGCTCCCACCCGCTGGTGCCCACAGACCGCACCAATCTGGCACTCAGAGCGGTCGAAGTGCTCCAGAAGCACACCGGCATCGACGAAGGGGTCGAAATTGTCATCGAGAAGCGCATCCCGGTAGCAAGCGGCCTGGCGGGCGGCTCCACCGACGCCGCCGCAGTGTTGGTCGGGCTTAACGCACTTTGGGATCTTGGCCTTACCCAGGGACAACTGCAGTCTCTGGGGGCTCAAATCGGCTCGGATATTCCTTTTTGTGTGATAGGCGGCACCGCCCTCGCCATGGGTCGGGGTGAAGTGCTCTCTGCTCTACCTGCTCTGCAGGGGGTCTACCTGGTGCTCGCCAAGATCGCCGATTTGCAGGTCTCCACCGCCTGGGCCTACCAGACCTACCGGCGCGAGCACCTGGGCGCAGTTGCCGCGCCGCGCGCCCGCACCAGTGCTCTGCTCTCGGCGGTGGCAAGCCGGGAGGTAGCCCGCATTGCGCCGCTGTTGCACAACGATCTGGAGCGCGCTGTGCTGCCCGCCCACCCGCAGGTGAGTGCACTGCGCGAACGGTTGGCGGTTGCTGGGGCACTCGGGGCGATGATGTCCGGTTCCGGCCCTTCAGTGTTTGGGCTTGCCAGCGACCGCGCCCACGCCGAGGCGATTTGTGCAGCCCTCGCAGAGGATCCGAGCCTTGAATTGTTCGTCTGTCAAACCCAGCAGGCGGGCATTCTGTTTGCAGAATCGCAGCCTTCCAGCTTGCAAATTTCCCACGAATAG
- a CDS encoding pyridoxine 5'-phosphate synthase has protein sequence MPTLGVNIDHIATIRQARRTVEPDPVAAAVLVELAGADGITVHLREDRRHIQDRDVEMLRRTVRTHLNLEMAATRVMVDFALDVRPDYVTLVPERREEVTTEGGLDVDGQIASVGLAVEQLQSAGIPVSLFVDPDTAQLQASARTGAKFVELHTGRYAEARGEQAQRSALAQLAAACDEAQALGLRVNAGHGLTYWNVPPVARLSGMEELNIGHSIIARAVLVGIERAVREMKQAMIAG, from the coding sequence GTGCCCACCCTTGGGGTCAACATCGATCACATCGCCACGATCCGCCAGGCGCGCCGCACCGTCGAGCCCGATCCGGTGGCGGCGGCGGTGCTGGTAGAACTGGCGGGTGCTGACGGGATCACCGTCCACCTGCGCGAAGATCGCCGCCATATTCAAGATCGCGATGTCGAGATGCTGCGGCGCACGGTGCGCACCCACCTCAACCTGGAGATGGCCGCCACCCGGGTGATGGTCGACTTTGCTCTAGACGTGCGGCCGGACTATGTGACGCTGGTACCCGAGCGGCGCGAGGAGGTGACTACCGAGGGCGGTCTCGATGTGGACGGTCAGATTGCATCGGTGGGTCTGGCGGTCGAGCAGTTACAAAGCGCGGGCATTCCGGTGAGTTTGTTCGTCGATCCGGATACTGCTCAACTGCAAGCTTCAGCCCGCACCGGCGCCAAGTTTGTCGAGCTGCACACCGGCCGCTACGCCGAGGCCAGAGGCGAGCAGGCCCAGCGCAGCGCACTGGCGCAGCTTGCCGCCGCCTGCGACGAAGCCCAGGCTCTGGGTCTGCGGGTCAATGCCGGTCATGGCCTGACGTACTGGAATGTCCCGCCGGTGGCGCGCCTGTCGGGTATGGAAGAACTCAATATCGGACACTCGATTATTGCTCGGGCGGTGCTGGTGGGTATCGAGCGGGCGGTACGCGAAATGAAGCAGGCGATGATCGCCGGATGA
- a CDS encoding GlsB/YeaQ/YmgE family stress response membrane protein yields MGILSFILFLVVAGICAVIAEAIVPGRIPGGFLVAAVFGVIGAWVGAALFGNFGPALANVSLIPTILGSAILVFIVALVSGYAVRR; encoded by the coding sequence ATGGGAATTCTGAGTTTTATTTTGTTTTTGGTAGTAGCTGGCATCTGCGCTGTGATTGCCGAGGCCATCGTACCTGGGCGCATTCCGGGGGGGTTCTTGGTGGCTGCGGTTTTCGGCGTTATCGGCGCTTGGGTGGGTGCGGCCCTGTTTGGTAACTTCGGACCCGCTCTGGCCAATGTGTCTTTGATCCCGACTATCCTCGGCTCGGCGATTTTGGTGTTCATCGTCGCGCTCGTCTCCGGCTATGCCGTTCGCCGATAG
- a CDS encoding GNAT family N-acetyltransferase: protein MSQTTAPAITLSFDAASVEPVQLQQLFDTGAFWARNREVGKIARMLACSNPVVAAYAESRLVGFARATSDGAFRATIWDVVVHPDYQKLGLGRRLIEALLEAPAMRDVERVYLMTTFQQGFYEKLGFQRNASTTMLLMRSAEMG from the coding sequence GTGAGCCAAACCACCGCACCCGCCATTACTCTGTCGTTCGATGCTGCAAGTGTCGAACCTGTCCAGCTGCAGCAACTTTTTGACACCGGTGCCTTCTGGGCACGCAACCGGGAAGTCGGTAAGATCGCGCGCATGCTTGCCTGCAGCAACCCGGTGGTCGCCGCTTACGCCGAAAGCCGGTTGGTCGGTTTTGCCCGCGCCACCAGCGATGGTGCCTTTCGAGCCACGATCTGGGATGTGGTGGTCCACCCGGATTACCAAAAGCTGGGTCTCGGACGCCGCCTGATTGAGGCGCTTCTGGAAGCACCGGCGATGCGCGATGTCGAGCGCGTCTATCTGATGACCACTTTCCAACAAGGCTTTTACGAAAAACTAGGCTTCCAGCGCAACGCTTCGACCACGATGCTGCTCATGCGCTCAGCCGAAATGGGCTGA
- a CDS encoding DUF3146 family protein, protein MASGRLPQTEINLRVSARSLSGGWLEGDAEGGQYVWTFRWHFLSGGRLEIHPSLGRALIKEPLQRFLEKNDFRLETGETYAFTVKARI, encoded by the coding sequence GTGGCAAGCGGCCGACTACCCCAAACCGAGATCAACCTGCGCGTCAGTGCCCGCTCCCTGTCCGGAGGCTGGCTGGAAGGCGACGCCGAAGGTGGTCAGTACGTCTGGACATTCCGCTGGCATTTCCTGAGTGGCGGCCGGCTTGAGATTCATCCATCCTTGGGTCGAGCCTTGATCAAAGAACCCCTGCAACGCTTTCTTGAGAAGAATGATTTTCGTCTGGAGACGGGGGAGACCTACGCCTTCACGGTCAAGGCAAGGATTTGA